From Zymoseptoria tritici IPO323 chromosome 6, whole genome shotgun sequence, one genomic window encodes:
- a CDS encoding RNA-dependent ATPase, translated as MAKRQREEAEAVAELSDTSNKKQKLKKDKKEKKEKKEKIAVEDAGQDTTETLSKEERKALKRAKKEQAKSGAEETPSNGQDDEAAAKAEKKARKEAKKAAKLANGGASAGKTEDTAPVKTTSSAKSVTKSEAEAYFADKQIGVEDSQNSSLSPIISFDTLPFDEPTKKAYFSDFKEPSPIQAASWPYLLASRDLIGVAETGSGKTFAFGVPCINRLPKSGKHIQVCIVSPTRELALQIQEQMTKLTTPRGLKATCIYGGVNKDEQRQMIKGSSIIVATPGRLNDFLQEGSIDLSHVNYLVLDEADRMLDTGFEQDIRKIILSTAPSADRQTLMFTATWPPSVRELASEFLRDPVRITIGDNASGELRANMRIVQEVEVMDEFDKQNRMLEVLKQYQSGKNKSDRILVFCLYKKEATRVEETIRRRGFKVAGIHGDLSQDKRTQSLAAFKSGEVPLLVATDVAARGLDIPAVKLVLNVTFPLTVEDYVHRIGRTGRAGQAGRAITFFTQNEKGLAGALINVLKKAEQPVPEELMKFGTTVKKKAHDAYGAFYKDPADMKKATKITFD; from the exons ATGGCCAAACGACAGCGCGAGGAGGCGGAAGCCGTCGCTGAACTGAGCGACACCAGCAACAAGAAGCAAAAGCtcaagaaggacaagaaggagaagaaagagaagaaggaaaagatTGCCGTCGAGGATGCTGGTCAGGACACTACAGAGACGTTGTCCAAAGAGGAGCGCAAGGCATTGAAGAGGGCAAAGAAAGAGCAAGCAAAATCTGGCGCAGAAGAAACACCATCAAATGGTCAAGACGATGAGGCTGCGGCaaaggccgagaagaaggctcgcaAGGAAGCAAAGAAAGCCGCCAAACTCGCCAATGGCGGCGCATCGGCGGGAAAGACAGAGGACACCGCTCCCGTCAAGACAACATCCTCAGCCAAAAGCGTGACCAAATCCGAAGCAGAAGCCTACTTTGCAGACAAACAAATCGGCGTCGAAGACTCCCAAAACTCCTCCCTCAGCCCCATCATCTCCTTCGACACCCTCCCCTTCGACGAACCCACCAAAAAAGCCTACTTCTCCGACTTCAAAGAACCCTCTCCCATCCAAGCCGCTTCCTGGCcctacctcctcgcctcccgcGACCTCATCGGCGTCGCCGAAACCGGTTCCGGGAAAACATTCGCCTTTGGAGTGCCCTGCATCAACCGCCTCCCCAAATCCGGCAAGCACATCCAAGTCTGCATCGTCTCCCCGACCCGCGAACTCGCCTTGCAAATCCAAGAACAAATGACCAAACTCACCACCCCCCGCGGCTTGAAAGCGACCTGCATCTATGGCGGCGTCAACAAAGACGAACAGCGCCAAATGATCAAAGGctcctccatcatcgtcgccacCCCCGGCCGACTCAACGACTTCCTCCAAGAGGGCTCCATCGACCTCTCCCACGTCAACtacctcgtcctcgacgaagccGACCGCATGCTCGACACGGGTTTCGAACAGGACATCCGCAAaatcatcctctccaccgccccCTCCGCCGACCGTCAAACCCTCATGTTCACAGCCACCTGGCCCCCGTCAGTCCGCGAACTCGCCTCCGAATTCCTCCGCGACCCGGTCCGCATCACCATCGGCGACAACGCCAGCGGCGAGCTCCGCGCGAACATGCGCATCGTGCAAGAGGTGGAAGTCATGGATGAATTCGACAAGCAGAATCGTATGCTGGAGGTGTTGAAACAATATCAATCCGGGAAGAATAAGTCGGATCGCATTCTCGTGTTCTGTCTGTATAAGAAAGAAGCGACGAGGGTGGAAGAGAcgataagaagaagagggtTTAAAGTCGCGGGTATCCATGGTGATTTGAGTCAGGATAAACGTACGCAGAGTTTGGCGGCGTTCAAGTCGGGTGAAGTCCCACTCCTCGTCGCTACAGACGTCGCTGCGAGAGGACTGGACATTCCCGCCGTGAAGCTCGTGTTGAACGTCACATTTCCGTTGACGGTGGAAGACTATGTCCACCGAATCGGCCG AACCGGCCGCGCAGGCCAAGCCGGCCGAGCAATAACCTTCTTCACACAAAACGAAAAAGGTCTCGCCGGCGCTCTGATCAACGTCCTCAAGAAAGCCGAACAGCCCGTTCCGGAGGAATTGATGAAATTCGGCACGACGGTGAAGAAAAAGGCTCACGATGCTTATGGAGCGTTTTACAAGGATCCGGCGGATatgaagaaggcgacgaagATTACTTTTGATTAG